The proteins below are encoded in one region of Planctopirus limnophila DSM 3776:
- the flhA gene encoding flagellar biosynthesis protein FlhA, with product MPAPRAQNLRDAGNFAQSLLMPGLFVMSILVIIAPLPPVVLDVLLAGNITLAVVILLTTIYVSKPLDFSVFPSLLLGTTLARLVLNVASTRLILTRANIDGTSAAGEVIEAFGEFVAGGQLVVGIILFVILVVIQFVVITKGSSRISEVAARFALDGMPGKQMAIDADLNAGAITQEVAKARRLEITQQADFYGAMDGAGKFVRGDAIAGIIITLINVLGGIIIGMFMHSMPFEEAIKVYTTLTIGDGLVSQVPAFLISLASGLLVTRSSSESNLSKETLSQLFRHSETLFVSSAFVGAMAFTGLPMMPLLSLSLALAVAGYFLRSSQEKGKLQKAQAETQEAAAAKPQPRPEDHLGVEPLEVELGFGLIRLADPASNGDLLDRVTRVRNKIAQELGLVLPKIRIRDNVRLEQNEYQIKLKDTPIAWGAVYPTGLMAIDTGLTTGRIPGMDARDPAFDRPAVWIEPSQNERAQLLGYSVVEPAAVIVTHLTEIVRSYADELLSRQQVHQLIDTLKGKAPKLLEDLVPDVLKIGVIHQVLANLLRERIPIKDLETILETLGDYIDRTKDIAILTEYVRHSLSRTICQQYRDSQRTLHVVTLEPAVEDTLSAGIEFTERGMLVKLSPQIVESFTQELAKQLEKLVQFGRPPVLLCGPQLRAGVRQMTSSTLPRLAVISLNEITRDTAVEPHGVIGIAAIRPARPTMMPAPQADLTGARR from the coding sequence ATGCCCGCACCTCGCGCTCAGAATCTGCGCGACGCCGGGAATTTCGCGCAGAGTCTGCTCATGCCAGGCCTGTTCGTCATGTCGATTCTGGTGATCATTGCACCCTTACCACCCGTGGTGCTCGACGTCCTGCTGGCGGGGAACATTACGCTGGCGGTGGTGATTCTGCTGACGACCATTTACGTCTCGAAGCCGCTCGATTTCAGTGTTTTCCCATCACTATTACTGGGGACAACCCTGGCGCGGCTGGTGCTGAACGTGGCCTCGACACGTTTGATTCTTACACGGGCCAACATCGATGGAACCAGTGCGGCAGGCGAGGTGATTGAAGCCTTTGGCGAGTTTGTTGCCGGCGGACAACTAGTCGTAGGCATCATTCTCTTCGTGATTCTCGTCGTGATTCAGTTTGTCGTCATCACCAAGGGCTCCAGCCGCATCAGCGAAGTGGCGGCTCGCTTTGCTCTGGATGGAATGCCCGGCAAGCAGATGGCGATCGATGCTGATCTCAATGCCGGTGCCATCACACAAGAGGTGGCCAAAGCGCGGCGTCTGGAAATCACACAGCAAGCCGACTTTTATGGCGCTATGGACGGTGCAGGCAAGTTTGTCCGTGGCGATGCCATTGCAGGTATTATCATCACGCTGATTAATGTTCTGGGTGGAATCATCATTGGCATGTTCATGCACAGCATGCCGTTTGAGGAAGCGATCAAAGTCTACACAACCTTGACCATTGGCGATGGACTGGTTTCCCAGGTACCGGCCTTTCTCATCTCGCTGGCTTCTGGCCTGCTGGTGACTCGCTCCAGCAGTGAATCAAATCTTTCCAAAGAAACTCTTAGCCAGCTTTTTCGGCACAGCGAGACACTTTTTGTGTCGAGTGCCTTTGTCGGCGCCATGGCGTTTACAGGCCTGCCGATGATGCCTCTGCTTTCATTAAGTTTGGCACTGGCCGTCGCAGGCTACTTTCTGCGTTCCTCCCAGGAGAAAGGGAAGCTGCAAAAAGCCCAGGCAGAAACACAAGAAGCAGCCGCAGCGAAACCGCAGCCTCGTCCGGAAGATCATCTGGGTGTTGAACCACTGGAAGTCGAACTGGGCTTTGGCCTGATCCGCCTTGCCGACCCGGCTTCCAATGGAGATCTTCTCGATCGAGTCACGCGAGTCCGCAATAAGATCGCTCAGGAACTGGGGCTTGTTCTTCCCAAGATTCGTATTCGCGATAATGTTCGCCTGGAACAGAACGAATATCAGATCAAACTGAAAGATACGCCCATTGCCTGGGGTGCCGTTTATCCCACCGGGTTAATGGCCATCGATACCGGTTTAACGACTGGCCGCATTCCGGGTATGGATGCCCGCGATCCGGCTTTTGACCGACCTGCCGTCTGGATTGAACCTTCACAGAATGAACGCGCCCAACTGCTGGGCTACAGCGTTGTGGAACCGGCAGCTGTGATCGTCACACATCTGACAGAGATTGTTCGCTCGTATGCTGACGAGTTACTTTCCCGTCAACAGGTTCATCAACTGATCGACACACTCAAAGGCAAAGCCCCCAAACTGCTTGAAGACCTCGTGCCTGATGTCCTCAAGATCGGTGTGATTCATCAGGTTCTGGCAAACCTGCTCCGGGAAAGAATCCCGATCAAGGATCTGGAAACCATTCTGGAAACGTTAGGAGATTACATCGATCGCACGAAGGATATTGCCATTTTGACGGAATACGTGCGACATTCTTTGAGCCGCACCATCTGTCAGCAATATCGCGATTCACAGCGTACGTTGCATGTCGTGACGTTAGAACCTGCCGTCGAAGATACGTTGTCGGCCGGGATTGAATTCACCGAACGCGGCATGCTGGTCAAGCTCTCGCCTCAGATCGTGGAGTCGTTTACTCAGGAACTGGCAAAGCAACTGGAAAAACTGGTGCAATTTGGCCGGCCACCCGTGCTGTTGTGCGGCCCGCAATTGCGTGCCGGTGTGCGACAGATGACGTCCAGCACCTTACCACGACTGGCTGTGATCAGTCTGAACGAAATCACGCGGGATACGGCTGTCGAACCTCATGGTGTGATCGGTATTGCTGCCATCAGACCAGCCAGACCCACCATGATGCCTGCTCCACAGGCCGATTTGACAGGAGCCAGGCGATGA
- the flhF gene encoding flagellar biosynthesis protein FlhF: MNRDIRVYRAATLDDALEQAYRELGTEATILHTRQIEHRSWLPFGRTNSEVEITATSQPQPVVTKPGNTPPKPKSTATRPTPRPLDETLASPPPLLGVGPSAARSLEAELKKRTSGPLSHPSSPAVGSPRPGTSTHDVRSTGNGRGMGHQPEKPNTKVTPPIQGNSQPSATTGSVQNPPSHLETTTSPRRTPLPTRVTPPSNSPALTPAPRGLGRWQPRQNSEQSPVDPNPGETSPAARDQQQDQSSPAKDVRQSAPEPTVSTTHSSLASGVELPAEPVSLLPAYEPSGLTLPGARIEKPAVLTTADAVHDSQWWQIDQRLHETQKSLEQFKTSSMNRLHEGREVESTSWHHLVNQTGLPENIARKLLKKLACLATPKELTDPQASRLLLLSLIEQELNLSRPVQIAPGTPHVVALVGPTGVGKTTTLAKLAAQARLREHRKVGLITVDTFRIAAVEQLKTYAEIMELPMRVVSSPAEMRSAMDDYATMDLVLIDTSGRSPYDELKNQELKAILAEAHAHEIHLCISMASDPRSTTMIASKFITIGANQLILTKLDEIQDYGAVLATNLNSTLPLSYLTTGQEVPDHLERAAASRIARLILSAEPLRPSILATSSITTTNAYASPV; encoded by the coding sequence ATGAATCGGGACATTCGCGTCTATCGTGCCGCGACGCTCGACGATGCTCTCGAGCAGGCCTATCGGGAACTGGGGACTGAGGCGACGATTCTGCATACACGGCAGATCGAACATCGCTCGTGGCTTCCCTTTGGACGTACCAATAGCGAAGTAGAAATCACCGCCACCAGCCAACCTCAGCCGGTTGTGACAAAACCAGGCAATACTCCTCCAAAACCTAAGTCGACCGCCACTCGGCCCACTCCGCGACCCTTGGATGAAACATTAGCCAGTCCACCGCCACTTCTGGGTGTCGGGCCATCAGCAGCTCGATCCCTAGAAGCGGAACTCAAGAAGCGTACCAGCGGTCCACTGAGCCATCCTTCTTCACCGGCAGTTGGCAGCCCGCGGCCTGGCACATCGACTCATGATGTCCGTTCAACGGGAAATGGCCGGGGGATGGGTCATCAACCAGAAAAGCCAAACACCAAGGTCACACCACCGATTCAGGGGAATTCACAGCCGTCTGCGACGACAGGCTCGGTTCAGAATCCACCTTCTCATCTGGAAACTACGACGTCGCCACGTCGGACGCCTTTGCCAACACGCGTGACGCCTCCTTCAAATTCGCCCGCTCTCACGCCTGCGCCCAGAGGGCTGGGTCGCTGGCAACCACGGCAGAATTCTGAACAATCGCCAGTTGATCCCAATCCCGGTGAAACGAGTCCAGCCGCTCGCGATCAGCAGCAGGACCAGTCGTCTCCAGCGAAGGATGTCAGGCAATCAGCACCCGAACCGACCGTTTCGACAACACATTCCTCTCTGGCGTCCGGTGTGGAGTTACCAGCTGAGCCAGTCTCGCTCTTGCCAGCCTACGAACCTTCGGGATTAACTCTGCCAGGTGCGCGCATTGAAAAACCAGCGGTGTTGACCACGGCAGATGCTGTCCATGACTCCCAATGGTGGCAGATCGATCAGCGGCTCCATGAAACTCAAAAGAGTCTCGAACAATTCAAGACAAGTTCGATGAATCGCCTGCATGAAGGGCGGGAAGTCGAATCAACCAGTTGGCATCACCTGGTGAATCAGACAGGCCTGCCAGAGAATATCGCCCGGAAACTGTTAAAAAAGCTCGCTTGCCTGGCCACTCCCAAAGAATTGACTGATCCACAGGCCTCCCGGTTACTGTTGTTGAGCCTGATTGAGCAGGAATTGAATCTTTCCAGACCTGTGCAAATTGCACCGGGTACTCCACATGTTGTCGCATTGGTGGGCCCGACGGGAGTTGGGAAAACAACCACGCTGGCAAAGCTGGCAGCCCAGGCACGGCTGCGTGAGCATCGAAAAGTCGGCCTCATTACTGTGGATACCTTTCGAATTGCCGCCGTTGAACAACTCAAGACATATGCCGAGATTATGGAACTCCCGATGCGTGTGGTTTCATCGCCTGCAGAAATGCGAAGTGCGATGGATGACTACGCGACGATGGATCTGGTCCTCATCGATACGTCTGGCAGAAGTCCTTACGATGAACTGAAGAATCAGGAACTCAAGGCGATTCTGGCAGAAGCCCATGCACACGAAATTCACTTGTGCATCAGTATGGCAAGCGATCCGCGTTCAACCACGATGATTGCTTCGAAGTTCATCACAATCGGTGCCAATCAGCTCATCCTGACAAAACTCGATGAGATTCAGGATTATGGTGCCGTCCTGGCCACCAATCTGAATTCCACTCTGCCACTTTCTTATCTGACAACAGGCCAGGAAGTTCCCGATCACCTGGAGCGAGCGGCCGCTTCGCGGATTGCCCGACTGATTCTCTCTGCGGAACCACTGCGCCCATCGATTCTCGCAACAAGTTCGATTACGACAACCAATGCCTATGCCTCTCCCGTCTGA